The following are encoded in a window of Hevea brasiliensis isolate MT/VB/25A 57/8 unplaced genomic scaffold, ASM3005281v1 Scaf236, whole genome shotgun sequence genomic DNA:
- the LOC131176775 gene encoding uncharacterized protein LOC131176775, protein MSNALSRIDTKKKVNLKLLIDKKTNKVLFAEAEKDFVDFLFILLSLPVGTAGRIVYVCLNYHHRCVTARRGAPCSKCSASTTYELPFIGTNNNNTSASNTATSSSEEGFMKGMVTYMVTDDLSVSPMSMISGVALLNKFNVKGFSALKGKMVEFGIDEGLELLKASLQSKAALTSVSLLRMRSRIEVLVFLVAICVFGGTLGVIRRDSTFNWVSSLSRKDKDRHRI, encoded by the exons ATGAGCAATGCATTATCAAGAATAGATACCAAGAAGAAAGTGAACTTGAAGCTATTGATCGACAAGAAGACGAACAAAGTCCTTTTTGCAGAAGCCGAAAAAGACTTTGTGGATTTCCTCTTCATCCTCCTTTCTTTGCCTGTAGGAACT GCAGGAAGAATAGTTTATGTTTGTTTAAATTATCACCATCGGTGTGTTACTGCTCGGAGAGGTGCACCTTGCAGTAAATGCAGTGCTTCAACGACTTATGAACTGCCATTTATTGGcaccaataataataatacatccgCTAGTAATACAGCAACTAGTAGTAGTGAGGAAGGTTTTATGAAGGGAATGGTTACGTACATGGTGACTGATGATTTGTCAGTGTCACCAATGTCAATGATCTCTGGTGTTGCTCTGCTGAACAAGTTTAATGTTAAGGGTTTTAGTGCACTTAAAGGGAAAATGGTTGAGTTTGGCATTGATGAG GGTCTGGAATTGTTGAAGGCTTCTCTCCAGTCTAAAGCAGCTCTTACTAGTGTTTCCTTGCTAAGGATGAGATCAAGGATTGAGGTGTTGGTGTTTTTGGTTGCTATATGTGTTTTTGGTGGTACATTGGGCGTGATAAGGAGAGATTCCACCTTTAATTGGGTCTCCTCACTCAGTAGAAAGGATAAAGATCGTCACAGGATTTAA